From Macrobrachium nipponense isolate FS-2020 chromosome 6, ASM1510439v2, whole genome shotgun sequence, a single genomic window includes:
- the LOC135216560 gene encoding uncharacterized protein LOC135216560 — protein sequence MTSNHKDSSTPGPFEDDLAQMTTCDMNLTMDMEGSPVVVLPLRVQVAQPNLNDDATFERTPKPPMWLVVSAREENYNYHKFSRYIQKKVGCIDMGNISRFGKGSVLIHAKLKTQSYMLTMKKFEKDDNMKEIRPHMNFSCGKGMVFDRDLCELTEREILEISPTSVWKVRKVPKANMVILTFEDSDIPSYINLGNERVKVKPFLLKPLQCYNCFQYGHPSRFCKNNKLCNNCSAPEYGPCSKQPKCINCEENHTPFNEKCSQYKYEEAAICTANAEHISISYTRKLISQTKTYAMALNSVAPIKTQVNNVAPLPAVKARTTDTQSSDLGDRPVRVEAPLSKKDVPADIDSSPIDEILPVSVPSLQQETLEEMEQEQTRGPKRERTVTTVMPTVRMLLPLK from the exons ATGACTAGTAACCATAAGGATTCTAGTACCCCTGGTCCCTTTGAGGATGATCTGGCACAGATGACGACCTGTGACATGAACTTGACCATGGATATGGAAGGCTCTCCAGTGGTGGTACTACCTCTCAGG GTACAAGTGGCTCAGCCAAATTTGAATGATGATGCCACTTTTGAAAGAACACCCaaacctccaatgtggttggtagtatctgctagggaggaaaattataattaccacAAATTTAGCAGATACATCCAAAAAAAGGTTGGCTGTATTGACATGGGGAACATCTCAAGGTTTGGCAAAGGCAGTGTCCTAATTCATGCCAAATTAAAGACACAGTCATACATgctgacaatgaagaaattcgagaaagatgataatatgaaagaaattagaccacacatgaatttTAGTTGTGGAAAAGGAATGGTATTCgatagagacctttgtgaactgacagaaagagaaatattagaaatcagtCCAACATCTGTATGGAAGGTAAGAAAAGTCCCAAAGGCAAATATGGTCATTTTAACGTTTGAGGACTCTGATATACCATCATACATCAATTTAGGAAATGAGAGGGTCAAAGTCAAACCATTTTTGTTAAAACCGCTGCAGTGCTACAACTGTTTTCAATATGgccatccatccagattctgCAAAAACAATAAACTCTGTAATAATTGTTCAGCTCCTGAATATGGTCCTTGTTCGAAACAGCCAAAGTGTATTAATTGTGAAGAGAATCATACCCCATTCAATGAAAAGTGCagccaatataaatatgaagaggcagctatatgtacagctaatgctgaacatataaGTATTAGTTACACAAGAAAGTTAATTAGTCAGACAAAGACATATGCTATGGCTCTAAATTCTGTAGCCCCTATAAAAACTCAAGTCAACAACGTAGCACCTTTACCTGCAGTAAAAGCAAGAACTACTGATACCCAGTCATCTGATCTAGGTGATCGGCCGGTTAGGGTTGAAGCACCCCTATCTAAGAAAGATGTGCCTGCTGATATAGACTCATCTCCAATTGATGAAATCCTCCCTGTGTCTGTTCCTTCTCTTCAGCAAGAAACCCTTGAAGAAATGGAACAAGAACAAACTAGagggccaaagagagagagaactgtaacgACAGTGATGCCAACAGTGAGGATGCTCCTGCCCCTGAAATAA